Proteins encoded in a region of the Mucilaginibacter sabulilitoris genome:
- a CDS encoding oligosaccharide flippase family protein — protein MSKKLVQNLSANALQLVVNQLFGVLMFYVLSINLDKHDFGLINLALTVVFTAFNILSFGIDQVVVKKVAHGDDAGSVLSIYVFHAVFAGFLFYGALLLGQFFFADHNQLYHLILFIGAGKLMIFFSTPLKQISSGMEKFKLLAYMLVVSNVVRGTALVILAATHFMNTDNIILVFIAGDALELIVSVYLFNKYTHIPILPRWNKVEYTQLLRESLPQVGVVLITSALARFDWLFIGFMVSAVKLAEYSFAYKVFEISTLPLLVISPLLIPRFTKLFKNENYKGDDLKLIVRMEMIVAGFTVLLINMCWIPVIDLVTSGKYGAVNIHTIFILSLCLPFIYLTNFLWTILFVQNKLKMIFHIFLITFSINVAGDLLLIPFFANEGAAIAFLTSCVIQTILFVAKNKVGELKDTLFTLAKCTVCALLSGLLAKVLFQNTCLSVIISIIFYLLTLLFARQIKSADRTNLLRILNW, from the coding sequence ATGAGTAAAAAACTGGTTCAAAATCTTTCTGCCAATGCGCTTCAACTGGTAGTTAACCAGTTATTTGGTGTGCTCATGTTTTATGTTCTTTCGATAAATCTTGATAAGCACGATTTTGGACTGATTAATCTTGCATTAACTGTAGTATTTACCGCATTTAATATTCTTTCATTTGGGATTGACCAGGTAGTAGTTAAAAAGGTAGCCCATGGAGATGATGCCGGTTCTGTGCTATCTATTTATGTATTTCATGCGGTTTTTGCAGGATTTTTATTCTACGGGGCTCTTTTGTTAGGACAGTTTTTTTTTGCAGATCATAATCAGCTTTACCATCTTATATTGTTTATTGGTGCAGGTAAGCTTATGATCTTTTTTTCAACTCCACTCAAACAAATATCAAGTGGAATGGAAAAATTCAAATTATTGGCTTATATGCTTGTTGTATCAAATGTGGTAAGGGGTACCGCCTTAGTAATATTGGCAGCAACCCATTTTATGAACACAGATAATATTATATTGGTATTCATAGCAGGCGACGCTCTGGAGCTGATTGTTTCTGTTTATCTCTTTAATAAATATACACACATCCCAATATTACCGAGATGGAATAAAGTTGAATATACACAACTACTGCGCGAATCGTTACCACAGGTTGGTGTAGTGCTCATTACATCGGCGCTGGCCCGTTTCGATTGGTTATTTATCGGGTTCATGGTTTCGGCAGTGAAACTGGCGGAGTATAGTTTTGCTTATAAGGTATTTGAAATATCAACCCTCCCGCTGTTAGTTATATCTCCATTACTAATACCGCGATTTACTAAATTATTCAAGAATGAAAATTACAAAGGGGACGATCTGAAACTAATTGTAAGAATGGAGATGATCGTTGCTGGCTTTACTGTCCTGTTGATTAATATGTGCTGGATCCCGGTTATTGATCTTGTTACCTCAGGCAAATATGGAGCGGTAAATATCCATACTATATTCATATTATCATTATGCCTGCCGTTTATTTATCTAACCAATTTTTTGTGGACTATTTTATTTGTGCAGAATAAGCTAAAAATGATCTTCCATATCTTTTTAATTACTTTTAGCATAAACGTTGCCGGTGATTTACTACTTATACCTTTTTTTGCAAATGAAGGTGCAGCTATAGCCTTTTTAACCTCCTGTGTGATACAAACCATTTTGTTTGTTGCGAAAAACAAGGTTGGTGAGCTAAAGGATACACTATTTACTTTAGCAAAATGCACAGTTTGTGCTTTGTTAAGTGGTTTACTCGCAAAAGTGTTATTTCAAAATACCTGCCTAAGTGTAATTATTTCAATTATTTTTTACCTTTTGACATTATTGTTTGCCAGGCAAATAAAATCTGCCGACCGTACAAATCTTCTGAGGATATTGAATTGGTAA
- a CDS encoding glycosyltransferase family 2 protein — protein MNFDTPKITVLMPAYNAGKYIGEAIESVLRQTFTDFELLVVNDGSTDNTTDVIQSFNDSRIVMIYQDNKGVAQALNTGLKYARAPFIARFDADDVCHVERLQWQYEFMINNLDYSIIGSAADYMDMDGTYLFTSTPPAISNEDIQQLEHSVCPFIHSTVFYKKDVVLKAGGYNEHAYTYEDHFLWVNILKDQKTCNFLQPLIKLRLNPESITIDEKWRPRRFLEIKYTTLKNRSITLNEGNELTELGIKQYSPQIKEGSYYALCAKKLLINSYHPQKARVYVTRAISVSPLRLDNYLLYTVSYLPEKLIVWLHRISSGRVTQ, from the coding sequence ATGAATTTTGATACTCCTAAAATAACGGTTTTGATGCCTGCTTATAATGCAGGTAAGTATATAGGAGAAGCTATTGAATCAGTGCTGCGGCAAACTTTTACTGATTTTGAATTACTGGTTGTTAATGACGGCTCTACCGATAATACAACAGATGTGATCCAATCATTTAATGATTCCCGGATAGTGATGATATATCAGGATAATAAAGGAGTAGCGCAGGCACTTAATACCGGGCTAAAATACGCCCGCGCGCCATTTATTGCCCGGTTTGATGCGGATGACGTATGCCATGTAGAAAGATTGCAATGGCAATATGAGTTTATGATTAACAACCTTGATTATAGTATTATAGGTTCAGCTGCCGATTATATGGATATGGATGGCACTTACCTTTTTACATCAACGCCACCTGCCATTAGTAATGAAGACATTCAGCAATTGGAACATTCCGTATGCCCATTTATACACTCTACCGTATTTTATAAAAAAGATGTAGTATTAAAAGCCGGTGGTTATAATGAGCATGCTTATACTTATGAAGACCATTTTTTATGGGTAAACATCCTCAAGGACCAAAAAACCTGTAATTTTTTACAACCGCTTATCAAACTACGGTTAAATCCGGAGTCGATAACTATTGACGAGAAATGGCGCCCGCGCAGATTTCTGGAAATTAAATACACCACCTTAAAAAACCGGAGCATTACTTTGAACGAAGGTAATGAGCTTACGGAATTAGGTATCAAACAATATTCGCCTCAAATAAAAGAAGGGTCATATTATGCCTTATGTGCTAAAAAATTACTGATCAATAGCTATCATCCGCAAAAAGCACGCGTATATGTGACCCGGGCTATCAGCGTGTCTCCCCTTAGGCTGGATAATTATTTGTTATATACAGTTAGTTACCTGCCCGAAAAACTAATAGTCTGGTTACATAGAATAAGTTCAGGGAGGGTAACGCAATGA
- a CDS encoding glycosyltransferase family 4 protein — translation MIKVAFITRSTIYSVPGGDTVQAVQTARHLKEMGITAEIKLANENIAYQNYDLLHFFNLTRPADILYHSQKAGIPYVVSTILCNYGEYDKYHRKGAGRLLRYLSTDTIEYLKSIARYLLGRDSLASPSYAWLGQRKSIKNILSRAAIILPNSESEYKRVTLTYEHKVNHLIVPNGADQNLFQYDDSIKKDERLVVCAARIEGIKNQLNLIRALNHTPYRLLLIGTHAPNQLAYYQECRSIAADNVTFIDHIPQHELVKYYRQAKVHILPSWFETTGLSSIEAALMGCNIVTSDKGDVREYFAHDAFYCDPSSPESILAAVEKASIAKYNENLRHRILKKYTWKQAATQTLKAYQSVL, via the coding sequence ATGATTAAAGTAGCTTTTATTACCCGGTCAACCATTTATAGTGTACCCGGTGGAGACACCGTACAGGCCGTACAAACAGCGCGTCATCTTAAGGAAATGGGTATAACCGCCGAGATAAAGTTGGCAAATGAAAATATTGCCTATCAAAACTATGATCTGTTGCATTTTTTCAACCTTACCCGCCCCGCTGATATCCTGTATCATAGTCAAAAGGCCGGAATACCATATGTTGTATCTACCATTTTGTGCAATTATGGCGAGTATGATAAATATCACCGCAAAGGCGCAGGGCGGCTTTTGCGTTATTTATCAACCGATACCATTGAATATCTTAAATCAATAGCCCGGTATTTGTTGGGGCGCGATAGCCTGGCCAGCCCGTCCTATGCCTGGCTTGGTCAACGTAAAAGTATAAAGAATATTCTGAGCCGGGCGGCTATCATATTACCCAATTCAGAATCTGAATACAAGCGAGTTACGCTAACTTATGAGCATAAGGTAAATCACCTGATAGTACCTAATGGCGCCGATCAAAACTTGTTTCAATATGATGATTCTATCAAAAAAGACGAAAGACTGGTTGTATGTGCTGCACGGATTGAGGGAATAAAAAACCAACTGAACTTGATACGCGCCCTTAACCATACCCCATATCGCTTATTGTTGATAGGTACACATGCACCTAATCAATTAGCTTATTATCAGGAGTGCCGCAGCATAGCGGCCGATAACGTAACTTTTATTGATCATATACCACAACATGAACTGGTAAAGTATTACCGGCAGGCTAAAGTGCACATACTACCCAGTTGGTTTGAAACTACGGGTCTCAGCTCTATTGAAGCGGCGCTTATGGGCTGCAATATTGTAACCAGTGATAAAGGCGATGTACGAGAGTACTTTGCTCATGATGCTTTTTATTGTGACCCCTCATCGCCTGAGAGCATACTTGCGGCAGTTGAAAAGGCAAGTATAGCTAAATACAACGAAAATTTAAGACACCGCATATTGAAAAAGTATACCTGGAAACAAGCTGCTACACAAACTTTAAAAGCCTACCAATCAGTATTATAA
- a CDS encoding DUF1972 domain-containing protein, producing the protein MKLRIAILGTRGIPNYYGGFEHISEYVSAGLVKRGHSVTVYNSHNHPYTANSWNGVEIKHCYDPEYLIGTAGQFVYDMNCLLDARKSKYDVVLIMGYTSSSVWGKLYPKNSTIITNMDGMEWKRSKYSKPVQRFLKYAEKLAVQYSQYYVSDSLVIKSYLADKYHINSAYIPYGADVYSEQEREQYEFKEALKEDYFLLMARMEPENNIETILEGFNKSNSNKKFKVLGDTGNRFGKFITHKFKNDNRIEFKGAIFDTPKVRSLQNNSYLYFHGHSVGGTNPSLLEAMASEALIAAHNNPFNKSVLNTDAFYFSNAVEVRHLVENVQRKDLEKNMVLNNLHKIQYQFNWESVINQYEEFIIETHKHSNNERIIAH; encoded by the coding sequence ATGAAACTACGCATAGCCATATTAGGAACCAGGGGCATACCAAACTATTACGGTGGATTTGAACATATATCAGAATACGTTTCGGCCGGTTTGGTAAAACGTGGGCACTCGGTAACCGTTTATAATTCGCATAATCATCCTTATACAGCCAATAGCTGGAATGGCGTAGAGATAAAACATTGTTATGATCCCGAATACCTGATAGGCACCGCCGGTCAGTTTGTATATGATATGAACTGCTTGCTCGACGCCCGCAAAAGCAAATATGATGTGGTTTTGATAATGGGCTACACCAGCAGTTCAGTATGGGGTAAGTTGTATCCTAAAAACAGCACCATTATTACCAATATGGATGGCATGGAGTGGAAAAGATCAAAGTACTCTAAACCTGTGCAGCGGTTTTTAAAGTATGCCGAAAAGCTGGCTGTACAATACAGTCAGTATTATGTTTCTGATTCGTTGGTTATAAAGTCATATCTGGCTGATAAATACCATATTAACAGTGCGTATATTCCGTATGGGGCCGATGTTTATTCGGAACAGGAACGTGAGCAATATGAATTTAAAGAAGCTTTAAAGGAAGATTACTTTTTGCTGATGGCACGCATGGAGCCCGAAAACAATATTGAAACTATTTTAGAAGGGTTTAACAAAAGTAACTCGAACAAAAAGTTTAAGGTTTTGGGCGATACAGGTAACCGCTTTGGCAAGTTTATTACCCACAAGTTTAAGAACGACAACCGCATAGAATTTAAAGGTGCCATTTTTGATACTCCTAAAGTACGTTCATTACAAAATAACTCTTACTTATATTTTCATGGACATAGTGTGGGTGGTACAAACCCCTCTTTGCTTGAGGCCATGGCCAGTGAGGCTTTGATAGCCGCGCATAATAACCCTTTTAATAAATCGGTACTTAATACAGATGCATTTTATTTTTCAAACGCTGTTGAAGTAAGACACCTTGTTGAGAACGTACAAAGAAAAGATCTCGAAAAAAACATGGTACTGAACAATCTTCATAAAATTCAATACCAGTTTAACTGGGAAAGTGTGATAAATCAGTATGAGGAATTTATTATAGAAACCCATAAACACTCAAATAATGAAAGAATTATTGCTCATTAA
- a CDS encoding O-antigen ligase family protein, whose product MKELLLINDTKVNKISYYHILLLMASLPFDLFYSHIILISFALHTFIHLKKEKLRSLVSLKMLVLPSVLFITIIATIYTINIPAAFSEWTLRIPILVFPILFSLNELDLKKYRSNLLLAFSLICTVTVFFLFFIVLITIKYYHLPLKDIFAEGFTNHNFSGPIKIHASFFSLQLVIALVNLLIILMKGETSPLLKKLYVLSCLILVCGIIQLSSKSILLILFAVVNIVLPYYLLKGKKWRNFVLTGFAISSVIIAGVLSVPIFQERLVKLFREDLTTNKTVPRNSDSRIERWRVATERIKEKPIIGYGSGSEIGLLKDDFYNAKLYSSFLYGLNSHNQYISFALKSGIWGLLIYLLTLIYGFKEATKQRDVIFISFMLVIAFISVTENVLDVDKGVMFYSFFFSFFSFSNIENERVITRQPSPDDYLSTLATKPLPVTSY is encoded by the coding sequence ATGAAAGAATTATTGCTCATTAATGATACTAAGGTTAATAAAATCAGTTATTACCATATACTATTGTTAATGGCAAGCTTGCCATTCGATCTTTTTTATAGTCATATTATACTTATAAGCTTTGCTCTTCACACTTTCATTCATTTAAAAAAGGAAAAACTCAGATCGTTGGTTTCTTTAAAAATGCTTGTTTTACCTTCAGTTTTATTTATAACTATAATTGCCACCATTTATACTATAAATATCCCTGCAGCATTTTCAGAGTGGACACTCCGGATTCCAATCTTGGTTTTCCCTATACTTTTTTCACTCAATGAACTCGATCTGAAAAAATACCGATCAAATCTTTTGCTTGCCTTTTCCCTTATTTGTACCGTTACGGTTTTTTTCCTGTTTTTCATTGTTCTAATTACCATAAAGTATTATCATCTGCCTTTAAAGGATATTTTTGCTGAAGGCTTTACCAACCATAATTTTTCAGGACCTATCAAGATACATGCTAGCTTTTTCTCCTTGCAGTTAGTTATAGCGCTGGTTAATTTATTGATTATCCTGATGAAAGGTGAAACATCACCCCTGCTAAAGAAATTGTATGTTTTGAGTTGTCTTATCCTGGTATGCGGTATTATTCAGCTTAGCTCAAAGTCAATACTGCTTATTTTATTTGCAGTGGTTAATATCGTACTCCCTTATTACCTGTTAAAGGGTAAAAAGTGGAGAAATTTTGTGCTAACCGGTTTTGCTATCTCATCCGTAATCATTGCAGGGGTTTTAAGTGTGCCCATTTTTCAGGAACGATTAGTAAAACTTTTCAGGGAAGACCTAACAACAAATAAGACAGTGCCCAGGAACTCCGATTCGCGGATAGAACGATGGCGTGTAGCTACAGAACGCATTAAAGAAAAACCTATTATAGGTTATGGATCGGGTTCAGAAATTGGCTTGTTAAAAGATGATTTCTATAACGCCAAACTATATAGTTCATTCCTGTACGGTTTAAATTCACACAATCAGTATATCAGTTTTGCATTAAAATCCGGGATTTGGGGATTGTTAATTTATTTACTAACGCTTATTTACGGTTTTAAAGAAGCCACAAAACAAAGAGATGTAATATTCATCAGCTTTATGCTGGTAATCGCTTTTATATCCGTAACTGAAAATGTACTTGATGTTGATAAAGGAGTAATGTTTTATAGTTTTTTCTTTTCCTTTTTTAGCTTTTCAAATATTGAAAATGAGCGGGTTATTACCAGACAGCCAAGCCCTGATGATTATTTGAGTACGCTGGCAACCAAGCCCTTACCCGTTACGTCATATTAG
- a CDS encoding class I SAM-dependent methyltransferase: MTDIIIANNNEADASAAFTRQSVVFDDIYSENTIINYKRARVRQHVLQRLAPGSSILELNSGTGEDAIFFAREGHRVHATDISTGMQQILRQKSEPYRDRISIEICSFTQLDQLKNKGSFDYIFSNFGGLNCTGELEKVLLSFDALLKPGGKVTMVIIPGFCLWETLLLFRGKFKTAFRRFFSSKGRIAHIEGSYFKCYYYNPSFIINTLKKTFNVSGLEGLCTIVPPSYIEGFAEKHPKAYSFLKDKEDKWKTKWPWKYIGDYFIISLEKK; this comes from the coding sequence ATGACCGATATCATCATCGCAAATAATAATGAGGCGGATGCATCAGCGGCATTTACCAGGCAATCGGTAGTTTTCGATGATATCTATTCGGAAAATACCATCATCAACTATAAACGAGCCAGGGTGAGGCAGCATGTTTTGCAACGCCTTGCACCGGGCAGCAGCATACTGGAGTTAAACAGTGGCACCGGCGAGGACGCCATATTTTTTGCCAGGGAAGGTCACAGGGTACATGCCACAGATATATCAACGGGTATGCAACAAATACTCAGGCAGAAATCAGAGCCTTACCGCGACCGTATCAGCATTGAAATATGTTCTTTTACCCAACTGGATCAGTTAAAAAATAAAGGGTCTTTTGATTATATATTTTCAAACTTTGGCGGTCTTAATTGTACCGGTGAACTGGAAAAGGTACTGCTGTCATTTGACGCATTACTTAAACCAGGAGGTAAAGTAACAATGGTTATTATACCCGGATTTTGCTTGTGGGAAACCTTGCTTTTATTTAGGGGGAAATTCAAAACTGCTTTCCGCCGGTTTTTTAGTAGCAAGGGCAGGATAGCTCATATAGAAGGTAGTTATTTTAAATGCTATTATTACAATCCGTCATTTATTATCAATACGTTAAAAAAGACGTTCAACGTATCCGGTTTAGAAGGTTTATGTACCATAGTACCACCATCATACATAGAGGGCTTTGCCGAGAAACATCCAAAAGCATATAGCTTTCTAAAGGATAAAGAGGATAAATGGAAAACCAAATGGCCCTGGAAATATATAGGTGACTATTTTATTATTTCGCTTGAAAAGAAATAA
- a CDS encoding B12-binding domain-containing radical SAM protein, protein MEQLNNILFTHSYFLRFDPKQWEQGQPYPPLGTLYAASLMRQNAYQVSLFDTMFRHNPYEVMDTINEIKPGFFVIYDDGFNYLTKMCLTNMREAAFKMCKLAKDQGCTVIVSSSDSTDRFKEYLQEGADFVIIGEAEHTLLELVNAIKSGAEDVSNIQGLAYIKNGEPVKTFARPVLKDLDSLPLPAWDLVDITPYRECWLKHKGYFSLNIGTTRGCPFKCNWCAKPIYGNRYNSRSPEDVVTELKLLKECFNMDHIWFCDDIFGLKPGWVLHFAKLVEKENLKFRYKIQSRADLLLDKETVQALAASGCDNVWIGAESGSQKILDAMDKGITIQQIYTATRLMKQCGIKPSFFIQFGYPSETKEDIAFTIRMINNLLPHEIGISVSYPLPGTLFYEKVKADLRQKTNWTDSDEMALMFSNTFSPAYYKQLHKYVHQNYHAHLAKYNLVELLCNPFKPNLKRIRKAVSVLYHAPATIIEGVKLSKLEKVS, encoded by the coding sequence ATGGAACAGCTAAATAATATACTCTTTACGCATTCTTATTTTCTGCGTTTCGACCCAAAGCAATGGGAACAGGGACAGCCATATCCGCCCCTGGGAACATTATATGCAGCTTCATTAATGCGGCAGAACGCATACCAGGTATCGCTTTTTGATACCATGTTCAGGCATAATCCTTATGAAGTTATGGATACCATAAATGAAATCAAACCTGGTTTCTTTGTGATATATGATGATGGATTTAACTATCTCACCAAGATGTGCCTCACAAACATGCGCGAAGCCGCATTTAAAATGTGCAAGCTGGCAAAGGATCAAGGCTGTACGGTGATAGTATCAAGCTCTGATTCAACCGATCGTTTTAAGGAGTACTTACAGGAAGGTGCTGATTTTGTGATCATAGGTGAGGCAGAACATACCTTGCTGGAATTGGTTAATGCCATAAAAAGTGGGGCTGAAGACGTATCGAATATACAGGGATTGGCTTATATCAAGAACGGTGAGCCTGTTAAAACCTTTGCACGGCCGGTACTTAAAGATCTGGATAGTTTACCTCTACCAGCATGGGACCTGGTTGATATCACACCATATCGTGAATGTTGGTTAAAACATAAGGGGTATTTTTCGTTAAATATAGGCACTACCCGAGGTTGTCCTTTTAAATGTAACTGGTGTGCTAAACCCATATACGGTAACCGCTATAATTCACGCAGTCCTGAAGATGTAGTTACAGAGCTCAAATTGTTAAAGGAGTGTTTTAACATGGACCATATTTGGTTTTGCGATGATATTTTTGGTTTAAAACCTGGTTGGGTACTGCATTTTGCAAAATTGGTGGAAAAGGAGAACCTCAAATTCAGATATAAGATACAATCAAGGGCCGACTTGCTTTTGGATAAGGAAACGGTGCAGGCGCTTGCCGCTTCGGGTTGTGATAATGTTTGGATCGGTGCCGAAAGCGGTTCGCAAAAAATACTGGATGCTATGGATAAAGGCATCACCATACAGCAGATATATACAGCTACCAGGTTAATGAAGCAATGTGGCATAAAACCATCTTTTTTTATCCAGTTTGGCTACCCTAGTGAAACCAAGGAAGATATTGCGTTTACTATAAGAATGATCAATAATCTTTTACCCCATGAAATAGGCATTTCGGTTTCATATCCGCTGCCGGGTACATTATTTTATGAAAAGGTAAAAGCCGATCTCCGACAAAAAACCAACTGGACCGATTCTGATGAAATGGCGCTGATGTTTAGTAACACCTTTAGCCCGGCTTATTATAAGCAGTTGCATAAGTATGTGCATCAAAACTATCATGCCCATTTGGCCAAATATAACCTGGTTGAATTGTTGTGTAATCCGTTCAAACCAAATCTGAAACGTATCAGAAAGGCTGTATCGGTTTTATACCATGCGCCGGCCACTATTATTGAGGGGGTTAAGTTAAGTAAACTGGAAAAAGTGTCATGA
- a CDS encoding radical SAM protein gives MANQSLYHTFKRYRTLQTHKISALPIVILMPHSACNCRCVMCDIWKDNKNLKQLTENDINGLLSSLKQLGTQQVLMSGGEALLNTNFFGLCRILKTIGVKVTLLTTGLSIKNNAEQLLKWVDDLIVSLDGDEALHDAIRNIPNAFRKLKEGVEHIKKLNPAYRITGRTVIHRLNYRNWPAIIAESKKMGLDQVSFLPADVSSHAFNRQQAWTEPKQDEILIPAHELSELNEIISSLLINYDEEFNCGFIAESREKIRDIYHYYAAFYGLNAFPFKKCNAPWVSTVVEADGAVRPCFFMDTMGNIRDTSLDQILNSKEAIEFRKSLDTSTNPTCVKCVCSLNLSPLTNLV, from the coding sequence ATGGCAAACCAGTCATTATATCATACTTTTAAGCGCTACCGCACATTGCAAACGCATAAGATATCAGCATTGCCCATTGTGATATTAATGCCGCATAGCGCCTGTAATTGCCGTTGTGTGATGTGTGACATATGGAAGGATAATAAAAACCTGAAACAGTTAACCGAGAATGATATCAATGGCCTGTTGTCGTCACTCAAACAGCTTGGTACCCAACAGGTGCTTATGTCTGGAGGGGAAGCCTTGCTCAATACCAATTTCTTTGGATTATGCCGGATACTGAAAACCATTGGAGTTAAAGTAACTTTACTCACCACCGGCTTATCTATCAAAAATAATGCGGAACAATTGCTAAAATGGGTTGATGATCTTATTGTTTCTCTTGATGGCGATGAAGCACTGCATGATGCTATCAGGAACATACCTAATGCGTTCCGCAAGCTAAAGGAAGGGGTAGAGCACATTAAAAAATTAAATCCTGCATATCGCATTACAGGGCGTACGGTTATACACCGGCTTAATTATAGAAACTGGCCGGCAATTATAGCCGAATCCAAAAAAATGGGGCTCGACCAGGTAAGTTTTTTACCGGCCGATGTAAGCAGTCATGCATTTAACCGTCAGCAAGCATGGACCGAACCTAAGCAGGATGAGATATTAATACCTGCTCATGAACTATCTGAATTAAATGAGATTATCAGCTCATTATTAATTAATTATGACGAGGAATTTAACTGTGGCTTCATTGCGGAAAGCCGTGAAAAGATCAGGGATATATATCATTATTATGCCGCGTTTTACGGTCTGAACGCATTCCCATTTAAAAAATGTAATGCACCATGGGTATCAACGGTTGTAGAGGCCGACGGAGCTGTAAGGCCCTGCTTTTTTATGGATACTATGGGCAATATTAGAGATACATCGCTTGATCAAATTTTAAATAGTAAGGAAGCAATTGAATTTCGCAAATCTTTGGATACATCAACAAATCCAACCTGTGTAAAATGTGTGTGTTCACTCAACCTGTCACCATTAACTAATTTAGTTTAA
- a CDS encoding class I SAM-dependent methyltransferase: MKEHPIDIARDNVSTDEALEEMYIAIREREGRTYNDKQVAQLPDINTPHLYYREWKMRKRSSQRLITYLAAKQKPLHILEIGCGNGWLSAKLADIPHAYVIGLDANRMEIEQARRVFKKSNLQFIHKGFNKDAFNSNTKFDVIIFAASLSYFPSVRTTIGDAFSLLNEGGKVHVLDTPFYNSDKVDVSVSRCKKYYADMGFAEMANHYFHHTLNKLYTFKHKVLFNPDGFWNRLIKKDVFYWIMLKP, encoded by the coding sequence TTGAAAGAACATCCAATTGATATAGCCCGGGATAATGTGAGCACCGATGAAGCGTTGGAGGAGATGTATATTGCCATACGTGAAAGAGAAGGGCGGACTTATAACGATAAACAAGTTGCCCAACTGCCCGACATCAACACCCCACATCTATACTATCGGGAATGGAAAATGAGGAAACGATCAAGCCAGAGGCTGATTACTTATTTGGCAGCAAAACAAAAGCCGCTTCATATTCTGGAAATTGGCTGTGGCAATGGATGGCTTTCTGCAAAACTTGCCGATATACCACATGCTTACGTTATTGGACTTGATGCTAACCGGATGGAGATTGAACAGGCGCGCCGGGTGTTTAAAAAAAGTAACCTGCAATTTATTCATAAAGGGTTTAATAAGGATGCTTTTAATAGCAATACAAAGTTTGATGTGATCATATTCGCTGCCTCTTTATCATATTTCCCATCGGTACGAACAACCATTGGAGATGCCTTTTCATTATTAAACGAAGGCGGTAAAGTACATGTGCTGGATACACCATTTTATAATAGTGACAAAGTAGATGTATCGGTATCAAGGTGTAAAAAGTATTATGCGGATATGGGTTTTGCAGAGATGGCCAACCATTATTTTCATCATACACTAAATAAGTTGTATACTTTTAAACACAAGGTATTATTTAACCCAGACGGTTTTTGGAACAGGTTAATTAAAAAGGATGTTTTTTATTGGATTATGTTAAAACCGTAA